One genomic region from Flagellimonas oceani encodes:
- a CDS encoding MGMT family protein — protein MEENFFDKVYEVAKQIPYGRVTSYGAIAKYLGAARSARMVGWAMNNSLAKDVPAHRVVNRVGVLTGKHHFDGSNIMQQLLENEGIPVKDNQIVDFQKYFWNPATEL, from the coding sequence ATGGAAGAAAACTTCTTTGACAAAGTCTACGAAGTCGCCAAACAGATTCCCTACGGCAGGGTAACCTCCTATGGTGCCATAGCCAAATATCTGGGAGCCGCACGCAGTGCCAGAATGGTAGGTTGGGCCATGAACAATTCCTTGGCAAAAGATGTCCCTGCGCACCGCGTAGTGAATCGCGTAGGGGTGTTAACGGGCAAGCATCATTTTGATGGAAGCAACATTATGCAGCAACTTCTGGAAAACGAGGGCATCCCAGTGAAAGACAATCAAATTGTTGACTTCCAGAAATATTTTTGGAATCCTGCCACAGAGCTTTGA
- a CDS encoding TPM domain-containing protein, whose protein sequence is MLKTKCFGLIFLICSLCAAQLEYPKLTEIVTDNAQIFTPSQLEELRTKLYQFESETTNQLVVLTIDDLGNETIEQYALMVFNQNKLGQSGDDNGVLILFSELDRKVRIEVGYGLEPYITDAVASRIIRNTMIPRVKEENYFEGIDLATDQIIEFLNNPEALDEFKAEIDAEAEVPWWLYIIIGLFLMMFVAAGGFVFYKGYSTVIEIIRGIFTGKLAVVRGVFMGIFMMFPLIFGLVFIGIPLFFMAMLLGYDDLLNGMAKDFTWVFGVILTFIVITVLLAILKIRKKGDKDFKLSLFKSDKTYIKKTFSSSGTHSFGSSSRSGSSSSFSGGGGSSGGGGASGSW, encoded by the coding sequence ATGCTAAAAACGAAATGCTTTGGTCTTATTTTTTTGATTTGCTCGCTGTGCGCGGCACAGCTAGAGTATCCCAAATTGACCGAAATCGTTACGGACAATGCACAGATTTTTACCCCATCACAACTTGAAGAACTTCGCACCAAGTTGTATCAATTTGAATCGGAAACCACCAATCAATTGGTGGTCTTGACCATTGATGATTTAGGGAACGAGACTATTGAACAGTATGCACTGATGGTCTTTAATCAAAATAAATTGGGACAGTCCGGCGATGACAATGGCGTATTGATTCTGTTCTCGGAACTCGATAGGAAAGTGCGAATTGAGGTGGGCTATGGTTTGGAACCTTATATCACCGATGCCGTTGCATCGCGTATTATCCGAAACACCATGATTCCCAGAGTTAAGGAAGAAAATTACTTTGAGGGAATCGATTTGGCCACCGATCAGATCATCGAATTCCTGAACAATCCGGAAGCATTGGACGAGTTTAAAGCGGAGATAGATGCCGAGGCTGAAGTGCCTTGGTGGTTATATATAATTATTGGCTTGTTTTTGATGATGTTCGTAGCCGCAGGGGGATTCGTTTTTTATAAGGGCTATTCCACGGTTATCGAAATAATCCGGGGCATTTTTACTGGAAAACTGGCAGTGGTACGAGGGGTGTTCATGGGAATTTTCATGATGTTTCCATTGATTTTTGGATTGGTCTTTATTGGAATACCCCTGTTTTTTATGGCCATGTTGCTTGGTTATGATGATTTGTTGAATGGAATGGCCAAAGATTTCACTTGGGTTTTTGGGGTCATTTTGACATTTATTGTTATCACCGTACTCTTGGCAATCCTAAAAATCAGGAAGAAAGGGGACAAAGACTTTAAACTGTCGCTTTTTAAATCCGACAAGACCTATATAAAGAAAACCTTTTCCTCTTCGGGCACCCATTCCTTTGGATCCAGTTCCCGGAGCGGTTCGTCCAGCAGCTTCTCTGGCGGAGGCGGGAGCTCTGGTGGTGGTGGCGCCAGTGGAAGTTGGTAA
- a CDS encoding 2Fe-2S iron-sulfur cluster-binding protein — translation MSDIKLKITDREGVSHEVDAPTDMNMNLMEVVRSYELAPEGTIGICGGMAMCASCQCYVQSDHELPEKSDDEEAMLAEAFFVKDNSRLGCQIHITEDLDGLEVELAPEEA, via the coding sequence ATGAGTGATATAAAGCTAAAGATAACCGACCGTGAAGGTGTTTCGCACGAAGTGGATGCACCAACAGATATGAACATGAACCTGATGGAAGTGGTTCGTTCCTACGAACTTGCTCCGGAGGGAACCATCGGAATTTGTGGTGGGATGGCAATGTGCGCTTCTTGCCAATGCTATGTGCAATCCGACCATGAGCTTCCGGAAAAGTCGGATGACGAGGAAGCAATGTTGGCCGAAGCCTTTTTTGTGAAGGACAACAGTCGCTTGGGTTGCCAAATCCATATTACGGAAGACTTGGATGGTCTTGAAGTTGAACTCGCTCCTGAGGAAGCTTAA
- a CDS encoding LysE family transporter codes for MTHVLILFFATFSAAFMATVPPGLLNMNAAKVSVEKGKLNGIIFSLGVSSTIMVQAYIAVYISKFLYRNPEVIDVLFKIAVVVFAFFAIYFFVMAKRNKAKAQAIKEVNLSKKNSFFKGVLLAALNLLTIPYYSGLNAMWNEAGWIKFEAKDITTFVFAAGAGTFSVLYLYTFYFDKMETKTNRFSKNSNYILSALMLLLLIITLIRIMYR; via the coding sequence ATGACCCACGTACTCATTCTCTTTTTTGCCACGTTTTCGGCAGCCTTTATGGCCACCGTACCTCCCGGTTTGCTCAATATGAACGCAGCTAAGGTCAGTGTGGAAAAAGGAAAGTTGAACGGGATTATTTTTAGTTTGGGAGTTTCCAGTACCATTATGGTACAGGCCTATATTGCGGTCTATATCTCTAAGTTTTTGTACCGTAACCCTGAGGTGATAGATGTACTCTTCAAAATTGCCGTGGTTGTTTTCGCCTTTTTTGCCATTTACTTTTTTGTGATGGCAAAGCGCAACAAAGCAAAGGCACAAGCCATTAAAGAAGTCAATCTGAGCAAAAAGAACAGTTTTTTCAAGGGAGTTTTGTTGGCCGCTCTCAATCTGCTGACAATCCCCTACTACAGCGGCTTGAACGCCATGTGGAACGAAGCGGGATGGATAAAGTTCGAAGCCAAGGACATCACCACTTTTGTATTTGCCGCAGGGGCCGGAACATTTTCGGTTTTGTACCTCTATACCTTTTATTTTGATAAGATGGAGACCAAGACCAACCGTTTCTCCAAGAACTCCAACTACATTTTGAGCGCGTTGATGCTCTTGTTGCTCATAATTACCCTAATTCGAATTATGTACCGCTGA
- a CDS encoding ABC transporter ATP-binding protein, producing the protein MPDKKVSILTAFKTIIWPKRKLVFIGLFLIAVSKAASFVAPIASRYLIDNVIVNKDVDMLKYLVAGVMLAILVQAVTSFLLTKILSVQAQYLISELRAQVQKKVLALPVRFFDNAKSGALVSRIMSDVEGVRNLIGTGLVQLVGGIITAVVSVTLLMKISVFMTLFTFIPLTIFAIIALKAFKIIRPIFRNRGKINAEVKGRLTETLGGIRVIKGFNAEKQEEEVFEVGVERLYENVKKSLTTTAFMTSSSTFLLGVATTSVMGFGGYKIIQGTLTVGQFVEFTVLLGLMIAPIVQMSSVGSQLTEALAGLDRTEELMNLEEESDEENRNIVLDNVVGKMSFSDVSFSYEEDKQVLHSISFDVEPGQVIALVGSSGSGKSTIAGLAASFLNPDSGKITIDGHDLSKVNLNSFRQHLGVVLQDDFLFEGSIRENILFPRPDASEEKLREAVKAAYVDEFTDRFDKGLDTLIGERGVKLSGGQRQRIAIARAILADPKILVLDEATSSLDTESEALIQKSLGELTKGRTTFVIAHRLSTIRKADQILVIENGHILEQGTHEKLIASEGRYYNLFTYQARI; encoded by the coding sequence ATGCCCGATAAAAAAGTAAGCATCCTCACCGCATTTAAAACCATTATTTGGCCCAAACGCAAGCTCGTTTTTATTGGCCTTTTTTTGATTGCCGTCAGCAAAGCGGCCAGTTTTGTGGCGCCGATTGCCTCCAGATACCTCATCGATAACGTTATCGTGAACAAAGATGTGGATATGCTCAAATATCTGGTCGCCGGGGTTATGTTGGCCATTTTGGTACAGGCGGTCACTTCCTTTTTATTGACCAAAATTTTAAGCGTTCAGGCGCAATATCTGATTTCAGAACTGCGGGCTCAGGTGCAGAAAAAAGTGCTGGCATTGCCCGTTCGCTTTTTTGATAATGCAAAGTCGGGTGCTTTGGTTTCCCGAATTATGTCGGATGTTGAAGGAGTCCGGAATTTAATCGGCACCGGTTTGGTGCAACTGGTCGGTGGAATCATCACAGCGGTGGTTTCTGTGACATTGCTTATGAAAATCAGTGTGTTTATGACGCTTTTCACCTTTATTCCGCTGACCATTTTTGCCATCATCGCTTTAAAAGCATTCAAAATCATCCGCCCCATTTTCAGAAATCGCGGCAAGATCAATGCTGAAGTTAAAGGCAGATTGACGGAAACCTTGGGCGGAATCCGCGTCATTAAAGGTTTTAATGCCGAAAAACAGGAAGAAGAAGTGTTTGAAGTGGGAGTGGAACGTTTGTATGAAAATGTAAAAAAGAGCTTGACCACTACCGCTTTTATGACCAGTTCCTCCACCTTTTTATTGGGTGTGGCTACCACGAGCGTGATGGGTTTTGGTGGGTATAAAATCATTCAAGGCACCCTTACCGTAGGGCAATTTGTGGAGTTTACCGTGTTGTTGGGTTTGATGATTGCCCCCATTGTGCAAATGAGCAGCGTGGGAAGCCAATTGACGGAGGCCTTGGCCGGCTTGGACCGCACCGAGGAATTGATGAATCTGGAAGAAGAATCGGACGAAGAAAACCGAAACATCGTTTTGGATAATGTGGTCGGTAAAATGTCTTTTTCCGATGTCTCTTTTTCCTATGAGGAAGACAAACAAGTCCTGCACAGCATCAGTTTTGATGTGGAACCCGGGCAGGTTATCGCTTTGGTCGGGAGTTCCGGTTCGGGCAAATCCACCATTGCCGGTTTGGCCGCCAGTTTTTTAAACCCAGATTCGGGGAAAATTACCATTGATGGGCACGACCTTTCCAAAGTAAATTTGAACAGTTTCCGTCAGCATTTGGGCGTTGTGCTGCAAGATGATTTTTTGTTTGAAGGCAGCATTCGGGAAAATATACTTTTCCCACGACCCGATGCCAGTGAAGAAAAATTACGCGAAGCTGTGAAAGCCGCCTACGTGGATGAATTTACCGATCGTTTTGACAAAGGTTTGGATACGCTTATTGGGGAACGTGGCGTTAAGCTCTCGGGTGGTCAGCGCCAGCGTATTGCCATTGCACGGGCCATTTTGGCCGACCCAAAAATATTGGTTTTGGATGAGGCCACATCAAGCTTGGATACCGAATCCGAAGCACTTATTCAAAAAAGTTTGGGGGAGTTGACCAAAGGCAGGACCACTTTTGTAATTGCACACCGACTGAGCACTATTCGCAAGGCGGACCAAATTTTAGTGATTGAAAACGGTCACATACTGGAACAGGGCACCCACGAAAAATTAATTGCTTCCGAAGGAAGATATTACAATCTGTTTACCTACCAAGCAAGGATTTAA
- the trmB gene encoding tRNA (guanosine(46)-N7)-methyltransferase TrmB, with protein MGSKNKLKRFKENETFANVVQPTREEVLDGFKYKGDWASFFGNDNPIVLELGCGKGEYTVGLAQINPNKNHIGIDIKGARFWRGAKTALEEKLDNVAFLRTQIELVDHLFGEGEVSEIWITFPDPQIKYKRTKHRMTNPVFLERYKKILKPGGLINLKTDSEYMHGYTLGLLQGLGHEILYANHDVYKNEGAPREVLDIQTFYENQYLEKGKPITYIQFRIN; from the coding sequence GTGGGAAGTAAGAACAAACTGAAAAGGTTCAAAGAGAACGAAACATTTGCCAATGTGGTGCAGCCCACAAGAGAGGAAGTTTTGGACGGATTCAAGTATAAGGGCGATTGGGCATCTTTTTTTGGCAATGATAATCCCATTGTGCTGGAACTGGGCTGCGGCAAGGGCGAATATACCGTTGGACTTGCCCAAATAAATCCAAACAAAAACCATATCGGAATAGATATAAAGGGAGCCAGGTTTTGGCGCGGTGCAAAAACCGCGTTGGAGGAAAAATTGGACAACGTAGCTTTTTTGCGCACCCAAATTGAATTGGTGGACCATCTTTTTGGTGAAGGCGAGGTTAGCGAAATTTGGATAACCTTTCCAGACCCACAAATTAAGTACAAACGCACCAAGCACCGAATGACGAACCCCGTATTTTTGGAGCGATATAAAAAAATCTTGAAGCCAGGAGGGCTTATCAATCTAAAAACGGATAGCGAGTACATGCACGGCTATACCCTTGGACTTTTGCAAGGTTTGGGGCACGAAATTTTGTACGCCAATCACGATGTGTACAAAAATGAGGGAGCGCCTCGCGAAGTTCTCGATATTCAGACTTTCTACGAAAATCAGTATCTTGAAAAAGGAAAACCAATTACTTACATCCAATTTAGGATCAACTAA
- a CDS encoding amidase: protein MKKSEKLIGLHFANKNIDTLYPYLKRNRSGFDSLRKYPVGNDVFPAIRFDPTPFGFIMPTQHNGTEWEIPDNVDIPEPYDLLAFYTIPQLASLIKNQKITSTELTKFFLARLKKYQPALQCSISITDSLALAQAKRADEEIKNGKYRGILHGIPYGTKDLMAVPGYPTTWGAAPYKDQIIDETATVVKKLEDAGAILVAKLVSGALARGDVWFDGKTKNPWDTTQGASGSSAGSGSATSAGLVPFALGTETLGSITSPSTRNGVTGLRPTYGRVSRHGVMSLSWSMDKVGPLGRNAEDCAIVFEAIQGKDKNDLTTVDLPFGVDWKKDFKKLKVAYLKKDIEEDTTQTGDNLRNALKSLKKLGIEPTAVEMPEDVPYRGFDIILRAEAGAFFDELVRSGGVDTMVEQDQRSRANSLRQSRFIPAVEYIQANRQRQVLIQKMHDLMKDYDVLISPTFGNDQLLATNLTGHPVIAVPTGLDDKNHPTSMTFVGNLYGEESILLLAKAFQDNTSFDELHPPGY, encoded by the coding sequence GTGAAAAAGTCGGAAAAATTGATCGGGCTTCATTTTGCGAACAAAAATATTGATACCCTTTACCCCTATTTAAAAAGAAACCGCAGCGGTTTTGATTCATTGCGCAAATATCCTGTGGGAAATGATGTGTTTCCTGCCATCCGTTTTGACCCCACCCCATTTGGCTTTATCATGCCAACGCAACACAATGGGACGGAATGGGAAATACCTGATAATGTTGACATTCCAGAGCCATACGATTTATTGGCATTTTACACCATTCCGCAATTGGCTTCCTTGATTAAAAATCAGAAAATAACCTCAACGGAGCTGACGAAATTTTTCTTGGCCCGACTCAAAAAATATCAGCCGGCACTCCAATGCAGCATCAGCATAACCGATAGTTTGGCATTGGCACAGGCCAAGCGTGCCGATGAGGAAATCAAAAACGGTAAGTATCGCGGCATCTTGCACGGCATTCCCTACGGGACGAAAGATTTGATGGCGGTTCCCGGCTACCCGACCACTTGGGGAGCTGCTCCGTACAAGGACCAGATTATTGATGAAACGGCCACGGTTGTGAAAAAACTGGAGGATGCCGGAGCCATTTTAGTGGCCAAATTGGTTTCAGGCGCGTTGGCCCGTGGCGATGTTTGGTTCGATGGGAAAACCAAAAATCCCTGGGACACTACTCAAGGCGCCAGTGGTTCTTCGGCAGGTTCGGGTTCCGCAACTTCGGCCGGGCTTGTTCCTTTTGCATTGGGAACGGAAACCTTGGGCTCCATTACTTCCCCAAGTACGCGAAACGGGGTTACAGGCCTCCGCCCAACTTACGGCAGGGTGAGCCGCCACGGAGTGATGAGCTTGAGCTGGTCCATGGACAAGGTTGGTCCGTTGGGACGAAATGCCGAGGATTGTGCCATTGTTTTTGAGGCCATTCAGGGAAAGGACAAGAATGACCTGACCACCGTTGATCTGCCTTTTGGCGTGGATTGGAAAAAAGATTTCAAAAAACTAAAAGTGGCTTATTTGAAAAAAGACATCGAAGAAGACACGACACAAACAGGCGATAATCTGAGAAATGCACTGAAATCCCTTAAGAAATTGGGCATTGAACCCACCGCGGTTGAAATGCCAGAGGATGTGCCCTATCGCGGATTTGACATTATCCTGAGAGCCGAAGCGGGTGCTTTTTTTGATGAACTTGTACGTTCGGGCGGCGTTGACACCATGGTGGAACAGGACCAACGTTCCCGTGCCAATTCCTTGCGGCAAAGCAGGTTTATTCCCGCCGTGGAATATATTCAGGCAAACAGGCAGCGCCAAGTGCTTATTCAAAAAATGCACGATTTGATGAAGGATTACGATGTGCTTATTTCGCCCACATTTGGAAATGACCAACTTTTGGCCACCAACCTAACAGGCCATCCCGTAATTGCGGTTCCGACGGGTCTGGATGACAAGAACCATCCTACAAGCATGACTTTTGTGGGCAATTTGTATGGTGAAGAAAGTATTTTACTATTGGCCAAAGCATTTCAGGACAACACTTCTTTTGATGAATTACATCCTCCCGGCTATTGA
- a CDS encoding Mrp/NBP35 family ATP-binding protein yields MKLKKVDILKALEKISAPGEGQNLVESGSVTNVQVFGDEVEVDVTIKNPSLQAKKKTEVEILKCIHREVYEKAKIKVNLKVEAPAKPKVNQIKGNPIPGIQNIIAVASGKGGVGKSTVTANIAVTLAKMGFKVGLLDTDIYGPSMPIMFDVATEKPLSINVDGKAKMKPIENYGVKLLSIGFFTQPNQAVIWRGPMAAKALNQMIFDAHWGELDFLLLDLPPGTGDIHLSIMQSLPVTGAVVVSTPQEIALADARKGVAMFQQEAINVPVLGIVENMAYFTPAELPDNKYHIFGENGAKNLSEDLDVPFLGEIPLVQSIREAGDVGRPAALQTATPTEEAFEELTKNVVQEVVRRNTDLPPTEAIKITTMAGCAAVKKK; encoded by the coding sequence ATGAAGCTGAAAAAAGTGGACATTCTTAAGGCATTGGAAAAAATATCGGCTCCCGGCGAAGGACAGAACTTGGTGGAGAGTGGTTCGGTTACCAATGTTCAAGTTTTTGGTGATGAGGTTGAGGTGGATGTAACGATAAAAAACCCGAGTCTACAGGCAAAGAAGAAGACCGAGGTGGAAATATTGAAATGTATTCACCGAGAAGTATACGAGAAAGCAAAAATAAAGGTCAACCTAAAAGTTGAAGCCCCCGCAAAACCTAAAGTAAATCAAATAAAGGGAAACCCAATTCCGGGAATCCAGAATATCATAGCCGTAGCATCCGGGAAAGGTGGCGTAGGTAAATCTACCGTAACCGCCAATATCGCTGTTACTTTGGCCAAAATGGGCTTTAAAGTGGGACTGTTGGATACGGATATCTATGGGCCATCCATGCCCATTATGTTCGATGTGGCCACGGAGAAACCATTGTCCATCAATGTGGATGGCAAGGCCAAGATGAAGCCCATCGAAAACTATGGGGTAAAATTACTTTCCATAGGATTTTTCACCCAGCCCAACCAAGCCGTGATTTGGAGAGGGCCCATGGCTGCAAAAGCATTGAACCAAATGATCTTTGATGCTCATTGGGGCGAATTGGACTTCCTGTTGTTGGATTTGCCACCGGGAACCGGGGATATCCATTTGAGCATAATGCAATCCTTGCCCGTAACCGGTGCGGTAGTGGTGAGCACTCCGCAAGAAATCGCTTTGGCCGATGCCAGAAAAGGAGTGGCCATGTTCCAGCAAGAGGCCATTAATGTGCCCGTATTGGGAATCGTGGAGAATATGGCGTATTTTACACCAGCGGAACTGCCAGATAACAAATATCACATCTTTGGAGAGAACGGTGCAAAAAACCTATCAGAAGATTTGGATGTGCCGTTTTTAGGAGAGATTCCATTGGTACAGAGCATTCGAGAGGCCGGAGATGTTGGAAGGCCGGCAGCATTACAGACAGCGACCCCTACCGAAGAAGCCTTTGAGGAGCTTACCAAAAATGTGGTTCAGGAAGTTGTAAGAAGAAATACGGACCTTCCTCCGACCGAAGCAATAAAGATTACAACAATGGCCGGTTGTGCCGCTGTTAAAAAGAAATGA
- a CDS encoding NAD(P)/FAD-dependent oxidoreductase, with the protein MIKTDILIIGAGPTGLFAVFEAGLLQLKCHLIDALPQAGGQCSEIYPKKPIYDIPGYPEVLAGDLVDNLMEQIKPFQPGFTLGERAETIEKLEDGSFIVTTNKGTKHHAPVVAIAGGLGSFEPRKPLLKDLEKYEDNGVAYMIKEPEIYRGKKVLIAGGGDSALDWSIFLADIAKEVTLVHRRNEFRGALDSVEKVQQLKNEGKINLITPAEVVALKGESQLEKVTVKDTATSEEKDVEVDNFIPLFGLSPKLGSISNWGLEIEKNAIKVDNTYDYQTNIPGIYAIGDVNTYPGKLKLILCGFHEATLMCQSAYQKIFPDKKYVMKYTTVGGVTGFDGSKKEAPKAVVKAID; encoded by the coding sequence ATGATCAAAACAGATATTCTGATAATTGGAGCGGGACCTACGGGTCTCTTTGCTGTTTTTGAAGCCGGCCTTTTACAACTCAAATGTCATTTAATCGATGCATTGCCGCAAGCAGGCGGACAATGTTCGGAAATATACCCAAAGAAACCCATTTACGACATTCCCGGTTATCCCGAAGTATTGGCGGGCGATTTGGTGGACAATCTCATGGAGCAGATAAAACCGTTTCAGCCCGGTTTTACCCTGGGCGAGCGTGCCGAGACCATTGAGAAATTGGAAGATGGGTCATTTATCGTCACAACCAACAAAGGAACCAAGCATCACGCTCCCGTAGTTGCCATTGCTGGCGGCCTGGGAAGTTTTGAACCACGAAAGCCATTGTTGAAGGACCTGGAAAAGTATGAGGACAACGGAGTGGCCTACATGATCAAAGAACCGGAAATCTACCGAGGCAAAAAAGTGTTGATCGCAGGTGGAGGAGATTCCGCTTTGGACTGGTCCATCTTTTTGGCCGATATTGCCAAAGAAGTGACCTTGGTTCACCGCAGAAACGAATTTAGGGGTGCCTTGGATTCCGTGGAGAAAGTACAACAGCTCAAAAATGAGGGCAAAATCAATTTGATCACCCCCGCCGAAGTGGTTGCGCTCAAGGGAGAAAGCCAATTGGAGAAAGTTACCGTTAAGGACACGGCCACATCCGAAGAAAAGGATGTCGAGGTAGATAACTTTATTCCGTTGTTTGGATTATCACCAAAATTAGGGTCCATTTCCAATTGGGGACTCGAAATAGAGAAAAATGCCATCAAGGTGGATAACACGTACGATTACCAAACCAATATCCCTGGTATCTATGCCATTGGGGATGTCAATACCTACCCTGGGAAATTAAAATTGATCCTTTGCGGTTTCCACGAAGCCACGTTGATGTGCCAAAGTGCCTATCAAAAAATATTCCCCGATAAAAAATATGTCATGAAGTATACCACCGTTGGCGGTGTTACAGGATTTGATGGCAGTAAAAAAGAAGCGCCGAAAGCGGTGGTCAAAGCAATTGATTAA
- a CDS encoding NifU family protein → MTSEETRSNVEKALEEIRPFLQSDGGDITLISIEDNTVKVRLEGNCIGCSVNQMTLKSGVEMTIKKYAPQIEEVINIS, encoded by the coding sequence ATGACATCAGAAGAAACAAGAAGTAATGTAGAAAAGGCGTTGGAAGAAATACGTCCATTTTTACAGAGCGATGGAGGAGATATTACTTTGATATCCATCGAGGACAATACAGTAAAAGTGCGTTTGGAAGGAAACTGCATCGGATGCAGTGTAAACCAAATGACCTTGAAAAGTGGTGTGGAAATGACCATTAAAAAGTACGCGCCACAAATCGAGGAAGTCATCAATATCTCCTAA